A genomic region of Elaeis guineensis isolate ETL-2024a chromosome 9, EG11, whole genome shotgun sequence contains the following coding sequences:
- the LOC140851662 gene encoding 3-oxoacyl-[acyl-carrier-protein] reductase 4-like, with protein MAASIAFNPHVIPARSAAPRRVAPLQTLSAAPRLAARSLCFKTSLRSDGTAAFSGVRTQAAVVEQASIEQAQNVEAPVAIVTGGSRGIGKAIALALGKAGCKVLINYATSTEEAEEVSKEIEASGGQAIIFFGDISKEDDVESMIKIAADAWGTVDILVNNAGITRDTLLMRMKKSQWQEVIDVNLTGVFLCTQAAAKLMMKKKKGKIINIASVVGLTGNAGQANYSASKAGVIGFTKTVAREYASRNINVNAVAPGFIASPMTAQLGEDVEKKILQTIPLGRYGQPEEVAGLVEFLALNPAADYITGQVFTIDGGMVM; from the exons GATCCGCCGCCCCAAGGAGGGTTGCACCTCTCCAGACCCTCTCCGCCGCCCCCCGCCTCGCTGCCCGATCCCTTTGCTTCAAGACCAGCCTCAGATCGGATGGGACCGCTGCCTTCTCTG GTGTGAGAACTCAGGCGGCAGTCGTTGAGCAAGCAAGCATTGAACAGGCTCAAAATGTGGAAGCTCCTGTTGCCATAGTCACTGGAGGTTCTAGAGGAATTGGAAAAGCAATAGCATTAGCCTTGGGCAAAGCTGGTTGCAAG GTCCTTATAAATTATGCCACATCGACGGAGGAAGCTGAAGAAGTCTCCAAAGAA ATTGAGGCATCTGGTGGTCAAGCCATTATATTTTTTGGAGATATTTCGAAAGAAGATGATGTGGAATCTATGATCAAGATA GCAGCGGATGCATGGGGAACAGTTGACATTTTGGTGAACAATGCAG GAATTACACGAGATACATTATTGATGAGAATGAAGAAATCACAGTGGCAGGAAGTAATAGACGTGAATCTAACTGGTGTCTTTCTTTGTACACAG GCTGCAGCCAAACTTatgatgaagaagaaaaag GGAAAGATCATCAACATAGCATCTGTTGTTGGTCTTACTGGCAATGCAGGTCAAGCTAATTACAGTGCTTCAAAGGCAGGGGTGATTGGTTTTACCAAAACTGTAGCAAGGGAATATGCAAGCAGAAATATCAAT GTGAATGCTGTTGCCCCTGGGTTCATTGCATCTCCTATGACTGCCCAACTTGGAGAAGACGTTGAGAAGAAGATCTTGCAGACCATCCCACTAG GGAGATATGGGCAACCAGAAGAAGTCGCTGGCTTGGTGGAGTTCTTGGCCCTGAATCCTGCTGCGGATTACATAACCGGGCAG GTTTTTACCATTGATGGCGGGATGGTAATGTAA